One genomic window of Etheostoma spectabile isolate EspeVRDwgs_2016 chromosome 5, UIUC_Espe_1.0, whole genome shotgun sequence includes the following:
- the bmpr1ba gene encoding bone morphogenetic protein receptor type-1B isoform X1 → MPVQRERLERCLSLCLWSRCPLLLLGLFSLHTQAHGNILDSMLLRASSKEGVESGRETSGSAAPASSSQRLLWCHCYHHCPEDSTNHTCRTDGYCFTMVEEEGGVPVQTAGCLGLVGSEFQCRDTGNSRQRRSLECCTDQDYCNKNLHPTLPPLKPPLYVDGKIHHMALLISVTACSIILAVIIVFCYFRYRRQESRPRYSIGLEQDETYIPPGESLRDLIEQSQSSGSGSGLPLLVQRTIAKQIQMVKQIGKGRYGEVWMGRWRGEKVAVKVFFTTEEASWFRETEIYQTVLMRHENILGFIAADIKGTGSWTQLYLITDYHENGSLYDYLKSTTLDNKAMLRLAYSSVSGLCHLHTEIFGTQGKPAIAHRDLKSKNILVKRNGTCCIADLGLAVKFISDTNEVDIPPNTRVGTKRYMPPEVLDETLNRSHFQSYIMADMYSFGLILWEIARRCVSGGILEEYQLPYHELVPTDPSYEDMREVVCIKRLRPSFPNRWTSDECLRQMGKLMTECWAHNPASRLTALRVKKTLAKMSESQDIKL, encoded by the exons GCAATATCTTGGACAGTATGCTGCTGAGAGCTTCTAGTAAGGAAGGAGTGGAGAGTGGGAGGGAGACGAGTGGCAGCGCAGCTCCTGCTTCATCCTCCCAAAGACTACTGTGGTGTCACTGTTATCACCACTGCCCCGAAGATTCAACCAATCATACGTGCAG GACGGATGGCTACTGTTTCACcatggtggaggaggaggggggggtacCGGTCCAGACTGCAGGTTGCCTTGGGCTGGTCGGGTCAGAATTTCAGTGTAGG GACACGGGGAACTCACGTCAAAGGAGATCGCTGGAGTGTTGTACAGACCAAGATTACTGTAACAAAAACCTGCATCCCACTCTGCCACCGCTCAAACCACCTC TCTATGTAGATGGAAAGATCCACCACATGGCCTTGTTGATCTCAGTCACTGCGTGCAGCATTATACTGGCTGTCATTATTGTCTTCTGCTACTTCAG GTATAGGCGTCAGGAGTCTCGTCCTCGGTACAGTATTGGTTTGGAACAGGACGAGACCTACATTCCCCCTGGAGAATCTCTGAGGGACCTGATAGAGCAGTCACAAAGCTCTGGCTCAGGCTCAGGGCTCCCTCTATTG GTGCAGCGAACGATAGCCAAGCAGATCCAGATGGTGAAGCAGATAGGCAAGGGGAGGTATGGAGAGGTGTGGATGGGCAGATGGAGGGGAGAAaaagtggctgttaaagttttCTTCACCACTGAGGAGGCCAGTTGGTTCAGAGAGACTGAGATTTACCAGACCGTCCTAATGAGACATGAGAACATTCTGG GTTTTATAGCTGCTGATATTAAAGGAACTGGCTCCTGGACCCAACTCTACCTAATCACCGACTACCATGAAAATGGCTCTTTGTATGACTACCTCAAATCAACCACGCTAGACAATAAAGCCATGCTGCGACTGGCCTACTCCTCTGTGTCAGGCCTTTGTCACCTCCACACTGAGATCTTCGGCACCCAGGGCAAACCCGCCATTGCCCACAGGGATCTGAAGAGTAAGAACATACTGGTGAAAAGAAATGGGACCTGCTGTATAGCTGACCTAGGACTGGCAGTCAAGTTTATCAG TGACACCAACGAGGTGGACATCCCTCCAAACACTAGGGTCGGTACAAAGCGCTACATGCCTCCAGAGGTTCTGGATGAGACTCTGAACAGAAGTCATTTTCAGTCGTACATCATGGCCGACATGTACAGCTTTGGGCTGATTCTCTGGGAGATCGCTCGGCGTTGTGTCTCCGGAG GGATCCTTGAAGAGTACCAGTTGCCGTATCATGAGTTAGTTCCTACAGACCCTTCATATGAGGACATGAGGGAGGTGGTCTGCATCAAGAGACTGCGCCCATCCTTTCCTAACAGATGGACCAGCGATGag TGTTTGAGACAGATGGGGAAGCTGATGACAGAATGCTGGGCCCACAACCCGGCCTCCCGCCTCACAGCCCTACGGGTTAAAAAGACACTTGCCAAGATGTCAGAATCGCAGGACATCAAGCTGTGA
- the bmpr1ba gene encoding bone morphogenetic protein receptor type-1B isoform X2 translates to MLLRASSKEGVESGRETSGSAAPASSSQRLLWCHCYHHCPEDSTNHTCRTDGYCFTMVEEEGGVPVQTAGCLGLVGSEFQCRDTGNSRQRRSLECCTDQDYCNKNLHPTLPPLKPPLYVDGKIHHMALLISVTACSIILAVIIVFCYFRYRRQESRPRYSIGLEQDETYIPPGESLRDLIEQSQSSGSGSGLPLLVQRTIAKQIQMVKQIGKGRYGEVWMGRWRGEKVAVKVFFTTEEASWFRETEIYQTVLMRHENILGFIAADIKGTGSWTQLYLITDYHENGSLYDYLKSTTLDNKAMLRLAYSSVSGLCHLHTEIFGTQGKPAIAHRDLKSKNILVKRNGTCCIADLGLAVKFISDTNEVDIPPNTRVGTKRYMPPEVLDETLNRSHFQSYIMADMYSFGLILWEIARRCVSGGILEEYQLPYHELVPTDPSYEDMREVVCIKRLRPSFPNRWTSDECLRQMGKLMTECWAHNPASRLTALRVKKTLAKMSESQDIKL, encoded by the exons ATGCTGCTGAGAGCTTCTAGTAAGGAAGGAGTGGAGAGTGGGAGGGAGACGAGTGGCAGCGCAGCTCCTGCTTCATCCTCCCAAAGACTACTGTGGTGTCACTGTTATCACCACTGCCCCGAAGATTCAACCAATCATACGTGCAG GACGGATGGCTACTGTTTCACcatggtggaggaggaggggggggtacCGGTCCAGACTGCAGGTTGCCTTGGGCTGGTCGGGTCAGAATTTCAGTGTAGG GACACGGGGAACTCACGTCAAAGGAGATCGCTGGAGTGTTGTACAGACCAAGATTACTGTAACAAAAACCTGCATCCCACTCTGCCACCGCTCAAACCACCTC TCTATGTAGATGGAAAGATCCACCACATGGCCTTGTTGATCTCAGTCACTGCGTGCAGCATTATACTGGCTGTCATTATTGTCTTCTGCTACTTCAG GTATAGGCGTCAGGAGTCTCGTCCTCGGTACAGTATTGGTTTGGAACAGGACGAGACCTACATTCCCCCTGGAGAATCTCTGAGGGACCTGATAGAGCAGTCACAAAGCTCTGGCTCAGGCTCAGGGCTCCCTCTATTG GTGCAGCGAACGATAGCCAAGCAGATCCAGATGGTGAAGCAGATAGGCAAGGGGAGGTATGGAGAGGTGTGGATGGGCAGATGGAGGGGAGAAaaagtggctgttaaagttttCTTCACCACTGAGGAGGCCAGTTGGTTCAGAGAGACTGAGATTTACCAGACCGTCCTAATGAGACATGAGAACATTCTGG GTTTTATAGCTGCTGATATTAAAGGAACTGGCTCCTGGACCCAACTCTACCTAATCACCGACTACCATGAAAATGGCTCTTTGTATGACTACCTCAAATCAACCACGCTAGACAATAAAGCCATGCTGCGACTGGCCTACTCCTCTGTGTCAGGCCTTTGTCACCTCCACACTGAGATCTTCGGCACCCAGGGCAAACCCGCCATTGCCCACAGGGATCTGAAGAGTAAGAACATACTGGTGAAAAGAAATGGGACCTGCTGTATAGCTGACCTAGGACTGGCAGTCAAGTTTATCAG TGACACCAACGAGGTGGACATCCCTCCAAACACTAGGGTCGGTACAAAGCGCTACATGCCTCCAGAGGTTCTGGATGAGACTCTGAACAGAAGTCATTTTCAGTCGTACATCATGGCCGACATGTACAGCTTTGGGCTGATTCTCTGGGAGATCGCTCGGCGTTGTGTCTCCGGAG GGATCCTTGAAGAGTACCAGTTGCCGTATCATGAGTTAGTTCCTACAGACCCTTCATATGAGGACATGAGGGAGGTGGTCTGCATCAAGAGACTGCGCCCATCCTTTCCTAACAGATGGACCAGCGATGag TGTTTGAGACAGATGGGGAAGCTGATGACAGAATGCTGGGCCCACAACCCGGCCTCCCGCCTCACAGCCCTACGGGTTAAAAAGACACTTGCCAAGATGTCAGAATCGCAGGACATCAAGCTGTGA